CGTTGCGTTTCCCGCCGAGCATCACCATTTTGTTGCAGACCACCTCGGTCGTGTAGCGGTTGGTTCCGTTCTGGTCTTGCCACTTCCGGGTCGTCAGCTTGCCCTCCAAGTAGACCAGGGCACCCTTGGACAGGAAGCGCTTCGCCACCTCGGCGAGCTTGTTCCACATCACGATGTTATGCCAGTTGGTTTTTTCTTGCGGGTTGCCGCCGTTGTCCTTCCACCTCTCGCTCGTTGCAATGCTGAAGGTCGCTACCGGATTGCCGCCTTGCGTGTACCGAACCTCGGGATCTTTGCCGAGCCTGCCGATCAACATTACTTTATTCAAACTGGACACGTATTCGCCTCCTGTGATGAAAACAGATCTCAGTGTTGTCCTTTTTGTTGTTGGTAACGGATTTCCAAATGGCCCTAATCCTCAAATTTGACGCGAAGATGGAATCGCCTCTGTTTGCGTCTGGATCGTTTGTAGAGCGATAACAATCGATCCGCATATAAAATGATTGGGGCGTCGACGATCGCGGTTTTGCAT
The sequence above is a segment of the Terriglobia bacterium genome. Coding sequences within it:
- a CDS encoding single-stranded DNA-binding protein — protein: MSSLNKVMLIGRLGKDPEVRYTQGGNPVATFSIATSERWKDNGGNPQEKTNWHNIVMWNKLAEVAKRFLSKGALVYLEGKLTTRKWQDQNGTNRYTTEVVCNKMVMLGGKRNGDTGESPGDISESAEPAGNSEAAGIDDSDIPF